In Pseudoalteromonas sp. '520P1 No. 423', the following proteins share a genomic window:
- a CDS encoding DoxX family protein, which produces MKDLAKSILDSNTNQLAPVILRLVLGVIFIGHGWGKLFGEGNPAGFAGWLGSMGLEPSYLLAIAAGLAETLGGALLIIGLLTRVAASSLVIVMLVAIGFVHLDAGMFGKGGYEFQLLLLAGVVNILIQGAGKLSVDEMIYKKL; this is translated from the coding sequence ATGAAAGATTTAGCAAAAAGTATATTAGATAGCAACACTAACCAACTGGCACCAGTTATTTTAAGGCTTGTTTTAGGTGTAATTTTTATTGGTCATGGCTGGGGGAAACTCTTTGGTGAAGGCAATCCAGCTGGTTTTGCTGGATGGCTAGGCAGCATGGGGTTAGAGCCTAGTTATTTATTGGCTATTGCAGCTGGGCTTGCTGAAACATTAGGCGGCGCATTACTGATTATTGGTTTATTGACACGTGTGGCGGCGAGTAGTTTAGTCATTGTAATGCTAGTGGCAATCGGTTTTGTACATTTGGATGCTGGCATGTTTGGTAAAGGGGGTTATGAATTTCAATTATTACTTTTAGCAGGTGTTGTGAATATATTAATTCAAGGTGCCGGCAAGCTCTCTGTTGATGAAATGATTTATAAAAAGTTATAA
- a CDS encoding histidine kinase dimerization/phospho-acceptor domain-containing protein, with protein MKHLVYPSSKVFAITESLLGFIVLISWYFKQTLIIQLHTSAAPKHFNLMPTELSLEHDSYVRGFNANKKPIVIKKRSNLEGLHKNQSKFPIDITLAEISVADQQLFIGVIKNIYFENRTIEELDKARFETESIKIAKSKFIEYMGHEIKSPMNSIYGVLQILSHESSSESSNKLIEQALFSSKSLICTIDDIIEFFKIEGDKLFIEESVFSLKRLL; from the coding sequence ATGAAGCACTTAGTTTACCCCTCAAGCAAAGTCTTTGCGATAACTGAAAGCTTACTTGGTTTTATCGTTTTAATTTCTTGGTATTTTAAACAAACTTTAATTATCCAATTACACACCTCTGCTGCGCCTAAGCATTTTAATTTAATGCCAACAGAGCTGAGTTTAGAGCATGACAGCTATGTAAGAGGTTTTAATGCTAATAAAAAACCTATTGTTATTAAAAAGAGAAGTAACTTAGAGGGGTTACATAAAAATCAAAGTAAATTCCCCATTGATATTACATTAGCTGAAATCTCAGTAGCCGATCAACAACTTTTTATTGGAGTGATTAAAAACATTTATTTTGAAAACCGCACCATAGAGGAACTTGATAAAGCCAGATTCGAAACTGAATCCATCAAAATTGCGAAAAGCAAATTTATTGAATATATGGGCCATGAAATAAAAAGCCCAATGAATAGTATATATGGTGTTTTACAAATTTTAAGCCATGAGTCTAGCTCTGAATCAAGTAACAAATTAATTGAACAAGCTTTATTTTCCTCAAAATCATTAATTTGCACTATAGACGATATTATTGAATTTTTTAAAATTGAAGGTGATAAGCTTTTTATTGAAGAGTCAGTTTTTAGTCTTAAACGGCTATTGTAA
- a CDS encoding ATP-binding protein, giving the protein MRQIVLNLILNSLNYTQDGNIDIHIIDSSTNRKSIKITLTGAGMSKEKAASLFIHIDQGIKLTTH; this is encoded by the coding sequence ATCAGGCAAATTGTATTAAACTTAATCTTGAACTCATTAAATTATACTCAAGACGGTAATATTGATATTCATATTATTGATTCTAGTACTAATCGCAAATCCATTAAAATTACCCTAACAGGCGCAGGCATGAGTAAAGAAAAAGCTGCGAGCCTGTTTATCCATATAGATCAAGGAATAAAACTCACTACACATTAA
- a CDS encoding LysE family translocator, with amino-acid sequence MELAAWLSLASICVLGAMTPGPSLMVVLKHTMSGGRLNGFVVSIAHGAGIALYAVLTILGMALIIKETPWLFNIIKYAGAVFLLWLAFKALTSNSSLSSLKQETSTVTLKQSAFEGFMIAFLNPKIAIFFIALFSQFIEAGAGFGQKIIMVSTVGGIDTLWYCLIALVLSKSSVLEKLRENVHIIDKITGIALIGVTARVLM; translated from the coding sequence ATGGAATTAGCAGCATGGTTATCACTGGCCTCTATTTGTGTTTTAGGCGCTATGACACCGGGACCGAGTTTGATGGTAGTTTTAAAACATACTATGTCAGGTGGGCGTCTTAATGGTTTTGTTGTCAGTATTGCACATGGTGCAGGAATAGCTTTATATGCCGTATTAACCATATTAGGTATGGCGCTTATTATTAAAGAAACGCCTTGGCTATTTAATATCATAAAATATGCGGGAGCAGTTTTTTTACTTTGGCTAGCATTTAAAGCTTTAACTTCAAACTCATCTTTAAGTAGTTTAAAACAAGAAACCTCTACGGTTACGTTAAAACAAAGTGCCTTTGAAGGTTTTATGATAGCTTTTTTAAACCCTAAAATTGCCATTTTTTTTATAGCATTATTCAGTCAATTCATTGAGGCTGGTGCTGGTTTTGGTCAAAAAATCATTATGGTGAGTACGGTAGGGGGAATAGATACACTTTGGTATTGTTTAATTGCTTTAGTTTTATCTAAATCTAGTGTACTCGAAAAGCTTAGAGAAAATGTTCATATCATAGATAAAATTACAGGCATCGCCTTGATAGGCGTTACAGCAAGAGTTTTGATGTAA
- a CDS encoding TonB-dependent receptor domain-containing protein produces the protein MILFPSFILLTNIVQPALDTPKVERIQVNISRNLLNSTPVTSNNVQTLNSEQQISLDRSIADWLNQIPGVSMNGQGGLMQSYSIRGLSKARIRTEVDGIPIITDRRAGNSVSFIPTNLLSDAIVQKGASSTLYGSDAMGGVISLSSITPQELNVSMSQQTNGDQSDISISNGNDAIQAGAAYRKAKNSQAANGKELHTEFEQAAGLIKYQTDFSDFNTQTSFLISETTDIGKSSSNFPDKKVTIYPSEIHSLSQFQLSYQDLWLVKLYHHYQNWESQVDRISSRTNKTFYQAHTIGSLFYSHHNLHTGKGRYGIEWVGRRGVKISEQEYDLSHTLTFEKNLLDGNQDNFGLFIDEHWQYDDFKFMAGLRYDSIKQTNQITHTARHASKLNSSLSTSYLVSDQFDIHAEYGTGFRFPTLSELYFNGETPRGTTLGNKDLKPETSKSYAIDLNYHFENSNLSLSTYLQNLDNYIQRYRVNSDLRSYQNIDEARIKGFELSYEFQVTDNFTHQVSYQKQIGTDSDGQTLADLLPTKWTLNSQWFLNRASILSNISYRKEKSDIADGEQALNSVLLWDLKWRYHLSDQFNLSLSANNLLDKLYYGTADEDADFQPGRSFGISINYQSE, from the coding sequence ATGATACTTTTTCCTAGCTTTATTTTATTAACCAATATCGTTCAACCTGCTTTAGATACGCCAAAAGTTGAACGTATCCAAGTCAATATTAGTCGGAACTTACTTAACTCAACGCCTGTCACATCCAATAATGTCCAAACGCTTAATTCAGAACAGCAAATTAGTTTAGATAGAAGCATCGCTGATTGGCTCAACCAAATCCCAGGGGTCAGCATGAACGGGCAAGGTGGATTGATGCAAAGCTACAGTATACGAGGATTGAGCAAAGCTAGGATCAGAACAGAAGTCGATGGTATTCCTATTATTACAGATAGAAGAGCGGGTAATTCAGTCTCTTTTATTCCAACGAACTTATTGTCAGATGCAATCGTTCAAAAAGGCGCAAGTTCTACCTTATATGGCTCAGATGCTATGGGTGGTGTCATTAGTCTTTCAAGTATCACTCCTCAAGAGTTAAATGTATCGATGTCACAACAAACCAATGGGGATCAAAGTGACATTTCAATATCTAATGGCAACGATGCAATACAAGCTGGCGCTGCTTATCGAAAAGCTAAAAATAGCCAAGCAGCAAATGGTAAAGAGCTGCATACCGAATTTGAACAAGCAGCAGGTTTAATTAAATATCAAACCGATTTTAGTGATTTTAATACTCAAACCAGCTTTTTGATCAGTGAAACAACAGATATAGGTAAAAGTTCATCAAACTTCCCAGATAAGAAAGTTACGATTTATCCAAGTGAAATCCATAGCCTCAGTCAATTTCAATTGAGCTATCAAGATCTATGGCTAGTAAAACTGTACCATCATTATCAAAACTGGGAGAGCCAAGTAGATCGCATTAGCTCAAGAACAAATAAAACTTTTTATCAAGCGCATACCATTGGCAGCTTATTTTACAGCCACCACAACCTTCATACAGGAAAAGGACGATACGGCATAGAATGGGTTGGTAGAAGAGGCGTTAAAATCTCAGAGCAAGAATATGATTTGTCTCATACTTTAACTTTTGAAAAAAACTTATTAGATGGTAACCAAGATAATTTTGGTTTATTTATTGATGAACATTGGCAATACGATGATTTTAAATTTATGGCTGGTTTAAGATACGATAGTATCAAACAAACAAATCAAATCACACATACCGCTCGCCATGCTAGTAAATTAAACTCAAGTTTATCTACAAGCTACTTAGTATCAGATCAATTTGATATTCATGCTGAATATGGCACAGGCTTTAGATTTCCAACTTTATCTGAGCTGTACTTTAATGGCGAAACACCGAGAGGAACCACATTAGGTAATAAAGACTTAAAACCTGAAACCAGTAAAAGCTATGCTATTGATCTGAACTACCACTTTGAGAACAGCAATTTATCATTAAGTACGTATTTACAAAACTTAGATAATTATATTCAAAGGTATCGCGTAAATAGTGATTTGAGAAGTTATCAAAATATTGATGAAGCACGCATTAAAGGTTTTGAACTCAGTTACGAATTCCAAGTAACTGATAACTTCACTCACCAAGTCTCATATCAAAAACAAATAGGCACAGATAGTGACGGACAAACCTTAGCAGATTTACTTCCTACAAAATGGACACTTAATAGCCAATGGTTTTTAAACCGCGCAAGTATTTTAAGTAACATTTCATATAGAAAAGAAAAATCTGACATTGCAGACGGTGAACAAGCATTAAATAGTGTTTTGTTATGGGATTTAAAATGGCGCTACCATTTAAGTGATCAATTTAATCTCAGCCTCAGTGCTAACAATCTATTAGATAAATTATATTATGGTACAGCAGATGAAGATGCAGACTTCCAACCAGGTAGATCATTTGGTATCTCAATAAACTACCAAAGTGAATAA
- a CDS encoding LysR family transcriptional regulator, with the protein MKEVSWRAIDLNLLVVFNALMEEKSVSKAANTLHISQSAMSHSLSRLRDLLDDPLFERQGHSMLASQKALDLAPVISGILNQISKQVLNSSSFEPIDFTSTFKIGLTDYAELLFAPVLFDVISKYSPKSQICFYHVDKSNFESVFKEHHLDLMLASINKTLKNFNRSHVYTEKHVCLFDKYATGITTPISLKQYCDIPHALTSSNGQMASPIDAQLAKHNHHRHVKVTSRNFLTLRHLLKGRNLLCVVPELVAKMDLFSNELTYGTPPIAVNDFNLEILWETRNDQNAKNLWLRELVKASISEQVAQLRLN; encoded by the coding sequence ATGAAAGAAGTTAGCTGGCGTGCCATAGATCTCAACCTACTTGTTGTTTTTAATGCCTTAATGGAAGAAAAAAGTGTTTCAAAAGCGGCAAACACACTCCATATAAGTCAATCAGCTATGAGTCATAGCTTATCTCGTTTACGTGATTTATTAGATGATCCTTTATTTGAGCGTCAAGGTCATTCAATGCTTGCTAGCCAAAAAGCGCTTGATCTCGCACCTGTGATCTCTGGCATTTTAAATCAAATTTCTAAACAAGTTTTAAACTCAAGCTCTTTTGAGCCAATTGACTTTACCAGCACTTTTAAAATTGGCTTAACAGATTATGCCGAATTATTATTTGCTCCTGTATTATTTGATGTAATCTCCAAATATTCACCTAAAAGCCAGATTTGTTTTTATCATGTCGATAAAAGTAATTTTGAATCGGTTTTTAAAGAACACCACCTAGATTTAATGCTAGCTAGTATCAATAAAACACTCAAAAACTTTAATCGAAGTCATGTTTATACAGAAAAACATGTATGTTTATTTGACAAATATGCAACAGGGATCACAACACCTATATCACTAAAACAATATTGTGATATTCCTCATGCTTTAACTAGTTCTAATGGTCAGATGGCATCGCCCATAGATGCGCAATTGGCAAAACATAATCATCACAGACACGTAAAAGTCACTTCCCGTAACTTTTTAACCTTACGGCATTTGTTAAAAGGAAGAAATTTATTATGTGTCGTACCCGAGTTAGTCGCAAAAATGGATCTATTTTCCAATGAACTCACTTATGGCACCCCACCCATAGCAGTAAACGACTTTAACTTAGAAATTCTATGGGAGACCAGAAACGACCAAAATGCCAAAAACCTTTGGTTACGTGAGCTAGTCAAAGCAAGTATTTCGGAACAAGTTGCTCAATTAAGGCTAAATTAA
- a CDS encoding LysR family transcriptional regulator, with translation MNNYKLLPALISLLHTRNLTESAKALNVTQSAMSKTLSQIRDAFHDPILIREANHFVLTQRGEELKTQLPSIIQTLDNLYLPKTLDLIQCKRKFKLASSDYVSQFILPQISAQMVKSAPDISIEYQLWQKNWLTELSHKSLDLVSTIIDTVPENLYGKKMAEDELVIVMRNSDPKVESPFTIKDYTQAKHIVISGGGDKDSPVDSALAELGKKRNVFASVPFFQSAIELLLQTDTILTTPLHIAADFSQLHDLQIKPLPLDIKPHEYYILWHAKNNLDPEHKWFREICYQACKSHLEKTISYGLKVLKK, from the coding sequence TTGAATAACTATAAGTTGTTACCAGCACTTATATCTTTACTACATACACGTAACTTGACCGAGTCTGCAAAGGCTTTAAATGTGACGCAATCAGCTATGAGTAAAACTTTATCTCAAATTCGTGATGCCTTTCATGATCCCATTTTAATTCGTGAAGCTAATCATTTTGTGCTGACACAAAGGGGTGAAGAATTAAAAACACAGTTACCTAGTATTATTCAAACATTAGATAATTTGTATTTACCAAAAACGTTAGATTTAATCCAATGTAAACGTAAGTTTAAATTAGCTTCGAGTGATTATGTTTCACAGTTTATTTTACCTCAGATCAGTGCTCAAATGGTAAAAAGTGCGCCAGATATCAGTATTGAATATCAACTATGGCAAAAAAATTGGTTAACTGAGCTTTCTCACAAATCTTTGGATTTGGTATCAACTATTATTGATACTGTACCTGAAAATCTTTATGGCAAAAAAATGGCTGAAGATGAATTGGTGATCGTGATGCGAAATTCAGATCCAAAAGTGGAAAGCCCCTTTACAATAAAGGATTATACGCAAGCAAAACATATTGTTATAAGTGGTGGGGGTGACAAAGATAGCCCTGTTGACTCTGCTTTAGCTGAACTTGGTAAAAAGAGAAACGTATTTGCTTCAGTACCATTTTTTCAGTCTGCAATAGAATTACTATTGCAGACTGATACGATTTTAACCACACCTTTGCATATCGCCGCAGATTTTTCTCAGCTACATGATTTACAGATTAAACCTTTACCATTAGATATAAAGCCTCATGAATATTATATTTTATGGCATGCAAAAAATAATTTAGATCCTGAGCATAAATGGTTTAGAGAAATATGTTATCAAGCATGTAAATCCCATTTAGAAAAAACCATTAGTTATGGTTTAAAAGTGCTCAAAAAATAG
- a CDS encoding response regulator gives MILPLIKQDKNFQEMHLHTQEVVHHYDNKHILLVENEAVSQVILKTMLEATKANVSLVTNGHEALDYLKDKKTDLIMMNTQLPSMNGIDACKAIREQNFIMPIVAVAEHKIQDDINNFEQLGFNARIDKPIELHHLYKVLTEQFS, from the coding sequence GTGATCTTGCCTTTAATAAAACAAGATAAAAACTTTCAAGAAATGCATTTACATACCCAAGAAGTTGTACATCATTATGATAATAAACATATATTACTAGTAGAAAACGAAGCTGTAAGCCAAGTCATTTTAAAAACGATGCTTGAAGCAACTAAAGCCAATGTCTCTTTAGTTACGAACGGACATGAAGCCCTTGATTATTTAAAAGATAAAAAAACTGATTTAATTATGATGAATACTCAACTTCCATCGATGAATGGAATAGATGCCTGTAAAGCAATTAGAGAGCAAAACTTTATCATGCCCATCGTTGCTGTGGCTGAACATAAAATACAAGATGATATTAATAATTTTGAACAATTAGGATTTAATGCCCGCATTGATAAACCTATTGAGCTGCATCATTTATATAAAGTCTTAACTGAGCAATTTAGTTAA
- the chrA gene encoding chromate efflux transporter — MFEIFSKFFILGCMSFGGPAAHIGYFRQAFVEKHQWLSDKDYGQFVALSQFLPGPGSSQVGFSIGYHRAGLPGAIAAFLGFTLPSVFVMLAIAYMSQSFSDNTFFEGMIHGLKLLAVIVVADAVWGMFNNFCKNKTSVFLFAFTAMALLIIPSLYTQMCVLIFAAYIGKLYLSKEDNISSNTHAKIQLSWLPLVIFIGLLIGLPVLSHLNAHTQLFADFFQAGSLVFGGGHVVLPLLEGLVGEQLSQDAFLTAYATAQAVPGPMFTLATFLGFELLPSSPILGALLATLAIFLPGFLLILIVLKNWQALASNASISGAMNGVNAAVVGLLLSALYQPVFQSAVINNIDMALVVLGIYLLKSLKLPILALVSLFSLLGVASVYLSSGMS; from the coding sequence ATGTTCGAAATTTTTTCTAAGTTTTTTATTTTAGGCTGTATGAGTTTTGGTGGACCCGCTGCACATATTGGCTACTTTAGACAAGCTTTTGTTGAAAAGCATCAATGGTTAAGTGATAAAGATTATGGTCAATTTGTGGCTTTAAGCCAATTTTTGCCTGGACCAGGCTCTAGCCAAGTGGGGTTTTCTATTGGTTATCACAGAGCTGGATTACCAGGGGCGATAGCCGCTTTTTTAGGTTTTACGTTACCTTCAGTTTTTGTCATGTTAGCAATCGCTTATATGAGTCAAAGTTTTTCTGATAATACCTTTTTTGAAGGTATGATCCATGGCTTAAAATTACTCGCCGTAATTGTTGTAGCTGACGCAGTTTGGGGCATGTTTAATAATTTTTGTAAGAACAAAACCTCAGTTTTCTTGTTTGCCTTTACCGCAATGGCGTTGTTAATTATTCCTTCTCTTTATACACAAATGTGTGTGCTTATTTTTGCAGCTTACATTGGTAAGCTTTATTTAAGCAAAGAAGATAACATCAGCTCAAATACACACGCTAAAATACAATTAAGCTGGCTACCCCTTGTGATTTTTATAGGTTTATTGATTGGTTTGCCAGTATTGTCGCATTTGAACGCACATACGCAGCTTTTCGCTGACTTTTTTCAAGCTGGTAGTTTAGTCTTTGGTGGCGGACATGTTGTATTACCACTATTAGAAGGGCTAGTGGGAGAACAGCTAAGCCAAGACGCATTTTTAACTGCTTATGCCACAGCACAAGCTGTGCCTGGACCTATGTTTACCTTAGCCACCTTTTTAGGTTTTGAGTTATTACCCAGCTCTCCAATTTTAGGTGCATTATTAGCGACTTTAGCTATTTTTTTACCTGGCTTTTTATTGATATTAATTGTTTTAAAAAATTGGCAGGCTTTAGCAAGTAATGCCAGTATTTCTGGAGCGATGAATGGGGTCAATGCTGCTGTTGTAGGTCTATTATTGTCAGCTCTATATCAGCCTGTTTTTCAAAGCGCTGTGATCAATAATATAGATATGGCTTTGGTAGTATTGGGTATCTATCTATTAAAATCATTGAAATTACCAATACTTGCCTTAGTTAGTTTGTTTTCATTATTAGGCGTTGCATCAGTATACTTATCATCAGGCATGAGTTAA
- a CDS encoding prolyl oligopeptidase family protein, translating into MIKKALTCAVLMALTACGSQEVENKNTTEAEVKNVKSQVAAITYPETKKGDVVDTYFNTKIADPYRWLEDDMSEETADWVKAQNKVTADYLSQIPYRDELKASLKNLMDYEKVGAPFKEGNYTYFYKNDGLQNQYVVYRQKEDGEAEVFLDPNKFSEDGTTSLAGLSFSKDGSLAAYQISEGGSDWRKVIIIDVESKKQIEETLIDVKFSDISWIGNEGFYYSSYDKPKGSELSAKTDQHKLYFHKLGTAQKDDQLVFGGTDSEKHRYIGGYVTEDDKYLLVSASVSTSGNKLFIKDLTKANSELVTILNNTDSDTHVLDNIGSKLFLVTNLNAPNKKVVTVDAADPSPEYWEDLIPETKNVLSVSTGGGYIFAKYMVDAISKVKQFDKSGKEIREIALPGVGTARGFSGKDDDATLYYSFTNYKTPGTTFTFDASKGESKVYRKSNAKFDSEQYESKQVFYKSKDGTKVPMIITHKKGIELDGSNPTILYAYGGFNVSLTPRFSPTRAAWLEQGGIYAVANLRGGGEYGKEWHKAGTQLQKQNVFDDFISAAEFLIDKKYTSSPKLAVNGGSNGGLLVGAVMTQRPELFKVALPAVGVLDMLRYHTFTAGAGWAYDYGTAEQSKEMFNYLKAYSPVHNVKPGVQYPATMVTTGDHDDRVVPAHSFKFAAELQAKQVGTNPTLIRIETNAGHGAGTPTSKTIEQYADIYGFTLYNMGVKKL; encoded by the coding sequence ATGATTAAAAAAGCGCTCACATGTGCTGTATTAATGGCACTGACAGCATGTGGTTCACAAGAAGTAGAAAATAAAAATACCACAGAGGCTGAAGTAAAGAATGTAAAAAGCCAAGTTGCAGCAATTACCTATCCAGAAACTAAAAAGGGTGATGTTGTAGATACTTATTTCAATACTAAAATAGCAGATCCATATCGCTGGTTAGAAGATGATATGAGCGAAGAAACTGCTGATTGGGTAAAAGCGCAAAATAAAGTAACCGCAGATTACCTTTCACAAATTCCATATCGCGATGAACTAAAAGCAAGCCTTAAAAACTTAATGGATTACGAAAAAGTAGGTGCACCATTTAAAGAAGGTAACTACACCTACTTTTATAAAAATGACGGATTACAAAACCAATATGTAGTTTACCGCCAAAAAGAGGATGGTGAAGCTGAAGTATTTTTAGACCCAAATAAATTCAGTGAAGATGGCACCACATCACTTGCAGGTTTAAGCTTTTCTAAAGATGGTTCTCTTGCTGCTTATCAAATTTCTGAAGGTGGCAGTGATTGGCGCAAAGTAATCATCATAGACGTTGAATCTAAAAAACAAATAGAAGAAACGCTTATTGATGTTAAATTCAGTGATATATCTTGGATTGGTAATGAAGGTTTTTATTACTCAAGCTACGACAAACCAAAAGGTAGCGAACTATCTGCTAAAACAGATCAACATAAATTGTATTTTCATAAGCTAGGTACAGCTCAAAAAGATGACCAGTTGGTATTTGGTGGCACAGATAGCGAAAAACATCGTTATATTGGCGGGTATGTTACTGAAGATGATAAATATTTATTAGTATCAGCATCTGTTTCAACATCGGGTAATAAACTATTTATTAAAGATTTAACTAAGGCTAACAGTGAACTTGTTACAATTTTAAATAATACAGATTCAGATACGCATGTTTTAGATAATATAGGCAGCAAACTATTTTTAGTGACTAACTTAAATGCACCAAACAAAAAAGTAGTTACCGTTGATGCAGCTGATCCTAGCCCAGAATACTGGGAAGACCTGATCCCTGAAACAAAAAATGTATTAAGTGTTTCTACTGGTGGCGGCTATATTTTTGCTAAGTACATGGTTGATGCAATTTCTAAAGTAAAACAGTTTGATAAATCAGGTAAAGAGATACGTGAAATAGCACTTCCTGGTGTCGGTACTGCAAGAGGTTTTAGCGGTAAAGATGATGATGCAACTTTATATTACTCTTTCACTAACTACAAAACACCAGGTACCACTTTCACTTTTGATGCATCAAAAGGAGAAAGTAAAGTATACCGCAAATCAAATGCTAAATTTGATAGCGAACAATACGAGTCTAAACAAGTATTTTATAAATCTAAAGATGGTACAAAAGTACCTATGATCATTACCCATAAAAAAGGCATTGAATTAGATGGCTCAAACCCAACAATTCTTTATGCGTACGGTGGTTTTAATGTCAGCCTAACACCAAGATTTAGCCCAACACGAGCAGCTTGGTTAGAGCAAGGCGGTATTTATGCTGTTGCCAATTTACGTGGCGGTGGTGAATACGGTAAAGAGTGGCATAAAGCGGGAACTCAACTACAAAAACAAAATGTTTTTGATGATTTTATTTCAGCAGCTGAATTCTTAATCGACAAAAAATATACTTCAAGCCCTAAACTGGCAGTAAATGGTGGCTCAAACGGTGGTTTACTTGTTGGTGCGGTTATGACGCAACGCCCTGAACTATTTAAAGTTGCACTACCTGCCGTTGGTGTATTAGATATGTTGAGATACCATACTTTCACTGCAGGTGCCGGTTGGGCTTACGACTATGGTACAGCTGAGCAAAGTAAAGAAATGTTTAATTACTTAAAAGCTTATTCTCCTGTCCATAATGTAAAACCTGGCGTGCAATATCCTGCAACTATGGTAACAACGGGTGATCATGATGACCGTGTAGTACCTGCTCACTCATTTAAATTTGCAGCTGAGCTACAAGCAAAACAAGTAGGCACTAACCCTACCCTGATCCGCATTGAAACTAATGCAGGCCATGGCGCAGGTACTCCTACAAGTAAAACCATTGAGCAATATGCTGATATTTATGGTTTCACTTTATACAATATGGGTGTGAAAAAACTGTAA